In Carya illinoinensis cultivar Pawnee chromosome 7, C.illinoinensisPawnee_v1, whole genome shotgun sequence, the following are encoded in one genomic region:
- the LOC122316035 gene encoding calvin cycle protein CP12-3, chloroplastic translates to MESWKLLYIISFSNSDNSIQTKFRGGWSANMASRAAPGVIGSSPSPSFSFRSAASLPVISLPVRIHANGKTNKGLTVRAMAVAKFKGTQRREKHLTEMIEKKVTEAKEVCEGDETSDECKVAWDEVEEVSQAKADLRLKLQQEKDPLESFCQDNPETDECRVYED, encoded by the coding sequence ATGGAAAGTTGGAAACTCCTTTATATCATTTCCTTTTCCAACAGCGATAACTCAATACAAACAAAGTTCAGAGGCGGTTGGAGCGCAAACATGGCGTCGAGAGCTGCTCCGGGCGTTATTGGTTCTTCTCCTTCACCATCGTTCTCTTTCAGATCTGCTGCTTCGCTTCCCGTGATATCGCTTCCCGTACGGATCCATGCGAATGGAAAGACGAACAAGGGCTTGACGGTTAGAGCGATGGCAGTGGCGAAATTCAAAGGGACTCAGCGGAGAGAGAAGCATCTGACAGAGATGATCGAGAAGAAGGTGACGGAAGCGAAGGAGGTGTGCGAGGGGGACGAGACGTCGGACGAGTGCAAGGTGGCGTGGGACGAGGTCGAAGAGGTGAGTCAAGCAAAGGCCGATCTCAGGCTCAAGCTGCAGCAGGAAAAAGATCCTCTCGAGTCGTTTTGCCAGGACAATCCTGAGACTGACGAGTGCCGAGTTTACGAGGACTGA